Proteins from a genomic interval of Orbaceae bacterium lpD02:
- a CDS encoding HsdR family type I site-specific deoxyribonuclease has translation MTTFKTEAQFEQAFIEVLTHKGWEPEILKNKTEAELLQNWATILFENNRQRDRLNDVPLTDSEMQQIIEQIKALKTPLKLNGFINGKTVAIKRDNPADTLHFGKEVGLKIYDRQEIAAGQSRYQIVQQPKFERGSPLRNDRRGDVLLLINGMPVIHIELKRSGIPVSQAVNQIEKYSKEGIFSGLFSLIQVFVAIEPNEAKYFASPGSEGKFNPDYQFNWADFNNEPMNDWKVIASTLLSIPMAHQLIGFYTVADNTDGVLKVMRSYQYYAANAISDKVAKTNWQQLGSAANNPERLGGYVWHTTGSGKTMTSFKSAQLIAQSKDADKVIFLMDRIELGTQSLTEYRGFASDGEDVQATEDTHALITKLKSSSPADTLIVSSIQKMSNIFEAVEDKGVATNSADIEKIRAKRLVFIIDEAHRSTMSGGKENKEGMLVIIKKGLPKALFFGFTGTPIHDENQINRNTTADVFGNELHRYSIADGIRDGNVLGFDPYRVTTFRDSDLRQAVALEQAKASSVMEAMADPAKKEKFNYFMNDLPMAGYQDATGQYHKGIEDYVPKSQYLTETHQEKVVNDILDKWDVLSQGNKFHAILATSSITEAIDYYRLLKIAKPELKVSALFDPNIDNDGGDERGPTFKGDGLDEIMADYNARYGHDFDFARHGAFKKDLSLRLAHKKPYERIHTEPSAQLDLLIVVNQMLTGFDSKWLNTLYLDKVIKYQDIIQAFSRTNRLFGPDKPHGIIRYYRYPHTMERNINDAVKLYSGDKPIGLFVDRLESNLKVMNELVANITELFVGAGVGDYEKLPDDIDACAKFAKLYNTFNQHLEAAKVQGFNWKQLVYSFTENDKEYDVTLNIDEQGYLSLALRYKELASKGDGIGSSGGDIPFDINGYLTEIDTGKIDADYMNSRFDKYLKELGEHQNPANIETTLNELHKSFASLTQSEQKYAKLFLHDLQRGDARLIDEYTFRDYINTYKNSAENAQLNEVVDALGLDKKRLIALMADSVNETNLNNFGRFDALKETVDRDKAKVYFEKQDGITLPLFKVNIRVEQFLKQFIFAKSDDI, from the coding sequence ATGACCACTTTTAAAACTGAAGCACAATTTGAGCAGGCTTTTATTGAGGTACTTACCCATAAAGGGTGGGAGCCTGAAATTCTCAAAAATAAAACGGAAGCCGAATTACTGCAAAACTGGGCGACCATTTTGTTTGAAAATAATCGTCAGCGAGACCGCTTAAATGATGTGCCATTGACCGACAGTGAAATGCAGCAAATCATTGAGCAAATCAAAGCGCTAAAAACGCCGCTCAAGCTAAATGGGTTTATTAATGGTAAAACCGTGGCAATTAAGCGTGATAATCCGGCTGATACCTTGCATTTTGGCAAAGAGGTGGGTTTAAAAATATACGACCGCCAAGAAATTGCAGCAGGTCAAAGCCGTTACCAAATAGTGCAGCAGCCTAAATTTGAACGCGGTAGTCCTTTGCGTAACGACCGACGCGGTGATGTATTGTTACTGATTAACGGTATGCCCGTTATTCATATCGAGTTAAAACGCAGCGGTATTCCGGTTAGTCAAGCCGTTAACCAGATTGAAAAATACAGTAAAGAGGGTATATTCAGTGGCCTGTTTTCGCTGATCCAAGTGTTTGTGGCAATCGAGCCAAATGAAGCTAAATACTTTGCAAGTCCCGGATCAGAGGGTAAATTTAATCCCGACTATCAATTTAACTGGGCTGATTTTAATAATGAGCCGATGAACGACTGGAAAGTTATTGCCTCGACCTTGCTTTCCATTCCGATGGCGCATCAGTTAATTGGCTTTTATACCGTTGCTGATAACACTGATGGCGTGCTGAAAGTGATGCGCAGTTATCAGTATTATGCGGCTAATGCGATATCGGACAAAGTCGCCAAAACCAACTGGCAACAGTTGGGTAGCGCGGCAAACAACCCTGAACGGTTAGGCGGTTATGTGTGGCATACCACGGGCTCAGGGAAAACCATGACCAGCTTTAAATCAGCCCAATTAATTGCGCAGTCTAAAGATGCCGATAAAGTCATTTTTTTAATGGACAGGATTGAACTCGGTACCCAGTCACTTACGGAATACCGTGGTTTTGCAAGCGATGGTGAAGATGTTCAAGCGACCGAAGATACACATGCTCTTATTACGAAATTAAAAAGCAGCTCTCCTGCCGATACCTTAATTGTGAGCTCGATTCAGAAAATGAGTAATATTTTTGAAGCGGTAGAGGATAAAGGCGTTGCGACAAACTCAGCGGACATTGAAAAAATTCGCGCTAAGCGCCTGGTGTTTATTATCGATGAGGCTCATCGATCAACTATGAGTGGCGGCAAAGAAAATAAAGAAGGTATGTTGGTAATAATAAAAAAAGGACTTCCCAAAGCGCTCTTCTTTGGTTTTACTGGTACGCCGATTCATGACGAAAATCAAATTAATCGCAATACTACCGCTGATGTGTTTGGTAACGAGCTTCACCGTTATAGTATCGCCGATGGGATCCGTGATGGTAATGTACTCGGTTTTGACCCTTATCGAGTTACCACCTTTAGAGATAGTGATTTAAGGCAAGCTGTGGCGCTTGAGCAAGCCAAGGCTAGCTCAGTGATGGAGGCGATGGCAGACCCCGCTAAAAAAGAAAAATTTAATTACTTTATGAATGACCTGCCTATGGCGGGTTATCAAGATGCGACAGGGCAATACCATAAAGGCATTGAAGATTATGTACCTAAAAGCCAATATTTAACCGAAACACACCAAGAAAAGGTGGTAAATGACATCTTAGATAAGTGGGATGTACTCAGCCAAGGTAATAAATTTCACGCTATCTTGGCAACAAGTAGCATTACCGAAGCGATTGATTATTACCGCCTTTTAAAAATAGCTAAACCTGAACTTAAAGTCTCGGCGCTATTTGATCCGAACATCGATAACGATGGTGGCGATGAGCGAGGCCCGACTTTTAAAGGCGATGGACTCGATGAAATCATGGCTGATTATAATGCACGTTATGGTCATGATTTTGATTTTGCCCGCCATGGTGCCTTTAAAAAAGATTTATCCTTACGCCTTGCGCATAAAAAACCTTATGAGCGTATACATACCGAGCCGTCAGCACAATTAGATTTACTCATTGTCGTCAACCAAATGCTTACTGGATTTGATTCTAAATGGCTTAATACCTTGTATTTAGATAAAGTGATTAAATATCAAGATATTATTCAGGCATTCTCACGCACCAATCGCTTATTTGGCCCTGACAAACCGCACGGCATTATTCGATACTATCGCTATCCGCACACGATGGAGCGGAACATCAATGATGCGGTAAAACTCTATTCGGGCGATAAACCGATTGGTTTATTTGTTGATAGATTAGAAAGTAATCTGAAAGTGATGAATGAATTAGTGGCTAACATAACTGAACTATTTGTTGGTGCTGGTGTAGGGGATTATGAAAAGTTACCTGATGATATTGATGCCTGCGCTAAATTTGCTAAATTATATAATACGTTTAATCAGCACTTAGAAGCCGCTAAAGTGCAAGGTTTTAACTGGAAGCAGTTAGTCTATTCATTTACTGAAAATGATAAGGAATATGACGTCACGCTAAATATCGATGAGCAAGGTTATTTGAGCCTCGCTCTGCGTTATAAAGAGCTCGCTAGCAAAGGAGACGGCATTGGCTCAAGTGGCGGTGATATCCCTTTTGATATCAATGGCTATTTAACCGAAATCGATACCGGTAAAATTGATGCCGACTACATGAACAGCCGCTTTGATAAATATTTAAAAGAGCTAGGTGAACATCAAAACCCGGCAAATATTGAAACAACACTAAATGAACTGCACAAATCATTTGCCTCACTCACTCAAAGTGAACAAAAGTATGCCAAGCTTTTTTTACATGACTTGCAGCGTGGCGATGCTCGGTTAATTGACGAATATACGTTTAGAGATTACATCAACACCTACAAAAACAGTGCTGAAAATGCTCAATTGAACGAAGTGGTTGATGCACTGGGTTTAGATAAAAAGCGACTTATAGCATTAATGGCAGATAGTGTTAATGAAACAAATCTTAACAACTTTGGTCGCTTTGATGCATTAAAAGAGACCGTTGATAGAGATAAAGCTAAGGTCTATTTTGAAAAACAAGATGGCATTACGTTACCTTTATTCAAGGTAAATATTCGGGTGGAACAATTTTTAAAACAGTTTATTTTCGCAAAATCAGATGATATCTGA